Proteins found in one Misgurnus anguillicaudatus chromosome 3, ASM2758022v2, whole genome shotgun sequence genomic segment:
- the LOC129445112 gene encoding interferon-induced protein 44 isoform X1 produces MAGNVDSKLLVPPQPQPEFNEPWRKFDWNQRDVLKKKLEEFTLSNKDVKYIKILVAGEIGAGKSSFINSINNVFQERITSIALVDSSAGDSKSFTRKLKSSRIKSGHKFLPYIFTDIMGLESKVLAGSLSEDIINAVFGHVKDGYKFDESEPIAQGKEHYTSDPNLSDQAFCLVYVVAANTISFTNQRLIDKLRIIRSRISDRDIPQVIVMTKIDEACPLVKSNLTRVYHSKKIKEKMQLCSDLIGVPMCNIFPLKNYHEEIDTNPDVDVLILKALDQIVYLAHDRLDSSSSCITALKKIKFNIFTAKIVTVLNCVLCVMLIVFTWQQLISN; encoded by the exons TCAGAGAGATGTCCTGAAAAAGAAGCTAGAAGAATTCACTCTCAGTAATAAAGATGTGAAGTACATCAAGATCCTGGTTGCTGGAGAAATTGGAGCAGGAAAGTCCAGCTTTATAAACTCGATCAATAATGTCTTTCAAGAACGGATCACCTCCATAGCACTAGTTGATTCATCTGCTGGGGATAGTAAAAGTTTTACAAGAAAG CTCAAATCATCCCGCATTAAAAGTGGACACAAGTTCTTGCCCTATATCTTCACAGACATAATGGGCTTAGAATCTAAAGTGTTGGCTGGGTCACTTTCAGAGGACATCATCAATGCTGTATTTGGCCATGTGAAGGATGGCTATAAA TTTGATGAGTCGGAGCCAATCGCTCAAGGAAAGGAACATTATACCAGTGACCCCAACCTCTCTGACCAGGCTTTCTGTCTGGTTTACGTCGTAGCAGCTAATACAATATCATTCACGAATCAGAGACTTATTGACAAGTTGAGGATCATTCGCAGCAGAATCAGTGATAGAG ATATTCCTCAAGTCATTGTCATGACCAAAATAGATGAAGCATGTCCATTGGTGAAGAGCAATCTAACAAGAGTGTATCACAGCAAGAAGATCAAAGAGAAG ATGCAGTTGTGCAGTGACTTGATTGGTGTACCAATGTGCAACATCTTCCCATTGAAGAACTACCATGAAGAGATCGACACAAATCCTGATGTTGATGTTCTGATTCTGAAAGCACTGGATCAGATTGTTTATCTTGCTCATGATCGACTTGATAGCAGCAGTAGCTGCATAACagctttgaaaaaaataaaattcaataTATTTACTGCAAAAATTGTCACAGTGTTAAACTGTGTTCTGTGTGTGATGTTAATTGTTTTCACCTGGCAGCAGCTCATTAGCAACTGA
- the LOC129445112 gene encoding interferon-induced protein 44 isoform X2 produces the protein MHRLEYEPKAPSQPEFDEPWRDIDWNQRDVLKKKLEEFTLSNKDVKYIKILVAGEIGAGKSSFINSINNVFQERITSIALVDSSAGDSKSFTRKLKSSRIKSGHKFLPYIFTDIMGLESKVLAGSLSEDIINAVFGHVKDGYKFDESEPIAQGKEHYTSDPNLSDQAFCLVYVVAANTISFTNQRLIDKLRIIRSRISDRDIPQVIVMTKIDEACPLVKSNLTRVYHSKKIKEKMQLCSDLIGVPMCNIFPLKNYHEEIDTNPDVDVLILKALDQIVYLAHDRLDSSSSCITALKKIKFNIFTAKIVTVLNCVLCVMLIVFTWQQLISN, from the exons ATGCATCGGTTAGAGTACGAACCAAAAGCACCCTCACAGCCAG AATTCGATGAACCATGGAGAGATATTGATTGGAA TCAGAGAGATGTCCTGAAAAAGAAGCTAGAAGAATTCACTCTCAGTAATAAAGATGTGAAGTACATCAAGATCCTGGTTGCTGGAGAAATTGGAGCAGGAAAGTCCAGCTTTATAAACTCGATCAATAATGTCTTTCAAGAACGGATCACCTCCATAGCACTAGTTGATTCATCTGCTGGGGATAGTAAAAGTTTTACAAGAAAG CTCAAATCATCCCGCATTAAAAGTGGACACAAGTTCTTGCCCTATATCTTCACAGACATAATGGGCTTAGAATCTAAAGTGTTGGCTGGGTCACTTTCAGAGGACATCATCAATGCTGTATTTGGCCATGTGAAGGATGGCTATAAA TTTGATGAGTCGGAGCCAATCGCTCAAGGAAAGGAACATTATACCAGTGACCCCAACCTCTCTGACCAGGCTTTCTGTCTGGTTTACGTCGTAGCAGCTAATACAATATCATTCACGAATCAGAGACTTATTGACAAGTTGAGGATCATTCGCAGCAGAATCAGTGATAGAG ATATTCCTCAAGTCATTGTCATGACCAAAATAGATGAAGCATGTCCATTGGTGAAGAGCAATCTAACAAGAGTGTATCACAGCAAGAAGATCAAAGAGAAG ATGCAGTTGTGCAGTGACTTGATTGGTGTACCAATGTGCAACATCTTCCCATTGAAGAACTACCATGAAGAGATCGACACAAATCCTGATGTTGATGTTCTGATTCTGAAAGCACTGGATCAGATTGTTTATCTTGCTCATGATCGACTTGATAGCAGCAGTAGCTGCATAACagctttgaaaaaaataaaattcaataTATTTACTGCAAAAATTGTCACAGTGTTAAACTGTGTTCTGTGTGTGATGTTAATTGTTTTCACCTGGCAGCAGCTCATTAGCAACTGA